In one window of Vibrio pelagius DNA:
- a CDS encoding putative quinol monooxygenase, producing MSKIVLTGYIEVPTEDLEAVLTALPIHKALTNQEPGCLIFEVTQDQHIPNKFSVYEEFVDQQAFDTHQQRVKSSEWGKITHKVERHYQIIGSSSS from the coding sequence ATGTCTAAGATTGTTTTAACAGGGTACATTGAGGTTCCAACGGAAGACCTTGAAGCCGTGCTCACTGCACTACCAATTCATAAAGCCCTGACGAACCAAGAACCAGGCTGCTTGATCTTCGAGGTCACTCAAGATCAACATATCCCAAATAAATTCAGTGTTTACGAAGAGTTTGTTGATCAACAAGCTTTTGACACACACCAACAACGTGTTAAAAGCTCTGAATGGGGAAAAATCACTCACAAGGTTGAACGCCACTATCAAATCATTGGTAGCAGCTCATCGTGA
- a CDS encoding NUDIX hydrolase codes for MIPLNTSIVSGVALSEIDGQMKMLLMKRVKGGFWCHVAGSIESGEKGWQAIVREFKEETEIDVQALYNAQFLEQFYEHHVNVIQLIPVFAVVCPPNQNVQLNEEHTEFRWCSLEEAKQLAPFPNQHAVYDHIWEYFVNKAPNPLYCVKLV; via the coding sequence ATGATTCCGCTAAATACTTCGATCGTTTCCGGTGTGGCTCTTTCTGAAATCGATGGCCAGATGAAAATGCTATTGATGAAGCGTGTGAAGGGGGGCTTTTGGTGTCATGTGGCGGGCTCTATTGAGAGCGGTGAGAAGGGTTGGCAGGCGATTGTTCGTGAATTCAAAGAAGAGACAGAAATTGATGTGCAAGCCTTGTATAACGCGCAGTTCTTGGAGCAGTTCTATGAGCATCATGTTAACGTTATACAGTTGATTCCAGTATTCGCGGTAGTGTGCCCACCCAATCAAAATGTGCAGTTGAATGAAGAGCATACAGAGTTTCGTTGGTGCTCGCTGGAAGAAGCGAAACAGTTAGCGCCGTTCCCAAATCAACATGCAGTCTATGACCATATCTGGGAGTATTTCGTTAACAAAGCGCCTAATCCGCTTTATTGCGTTAAGTTAGTTTAG